One Chaetodon auriga isolate fChaAug3 chromosome 14, fChaAug3.hap1, whole genome shotgun sequence genomic window carries:
- the mapkbp1 gene encoding mitogen-activated protein kinase-binding protein 1 isoform X5 has translation MTAEGSGTIRSRIKNLLRSPSIKLRRRSGTARHKEDLSDKVTLEKVLGITAPGNRALACDARSGLLAYPAGCVVVLLNPRKNKQHHIFNSSRKALTTLAFSPDGKYIVTGESGHMPAVRVWEVSERLQVAELQEHKYGVACVAFSPNGKYIVSVGYQHDMMVNVWNWKKNVVVAANKVSSKVTAVSFSDDSSYFVTAGNRHVKFWYLDHAKTSKVNATVPLLGRSGLLGELRNNFFSDVACGRGRQASSTFCITSSGLLCEFNDRRLLDKWVELRRVDSAATSQATCLSVTDELIFCGCSDGTVRAFSPVSLHFLCTLPRPHCLGADIATMVEASQLFSCRSEVRYPDTVAVTYDPANRWLSCVYNDHSVYVWDVRDLRDPRRAGKLYSALYHSSCVWSLEVYPEGGGDRGGGEGGEVHLPPGSFLSCSSDNTIRLWNIDGLNVVNRNILSHDLQKVIYVEDNVSSLLDTESVAGGTTEKAGSSGSEGQQTDQSRAGIRTLRVSPDGQHLASGDRMGVLRVHDLDSMEEIMNVQAHDSEILCLEFSKPDTGLQLLATASRDRLIHVLDAGRDYSLVQTLDEHSSSITAVRFAANEGKVRMISCGADKSVYFRTAQQTEEGLEFTRTHHVVRKTTLYDMDIEPTRKYAAVGCQDRSIRIFNISNGKQKKLYKGSQGEDGTLIKVQIDPSGLYIATSCSDKNISIFDFYSGECVATMFGHSEIVTGLKFSSDCRHLITVSGDSCIFVWRLSPELTIRMRQRLADLRPLSSMKNSQNAPQQKAVNLSSSREASTPRVVTMSSDSDKEEEEEGEEELCCPYMVPAGSLQEETEAPEDRFSSVGGRGSSKEVLGGRPPRRRWSRRTGNAEDGVLMVKSMLDLRLLDSYGPDRQEEPQVKPRPLDVNPSPCSLGGRGPDVGVGLHRTNQELGSTISLQVTTAWAKDDEMRTNHSPDREDLVLYPDQWEDRVSLAGSEFQVREAGPAVAGEHQDKPSPDSGCSLGFNSSLCSPVRPAGDDSEPLSVDGNSSELEDDEDEGGRGEVRASQLVPQTPDQEAFLKEHFVTLADLSGSGSPSRASHSSSESLSISSRFLSQNSAGSRTVLPLPSRNSGGGGGGEVKARPLVSEVRPLMDQNQNRTKDRRVSWSQDPTQKQNQEQIPSLQDQAQSQDKTSQDQTQPPEAGNQSQQNTDQLQDQVEDKGTSLAQQAHRPSPLKKKVQTTVESKRNLGPTARAAASHLSSSSGLRKAQSVQSLLSDTGDSSLTHSISRLSREASPQLLLPLSRPTTLPSSPRRPPCTAQSLQRPSPASPRSPQQETVAITSAAAAAPSAVTPRKSSSSSSSAPSVPRSYMSPTASSMAKMSRSISVGDGLNMSDPSEDPSVTSSLAVEAVTSSSQANETPPPLVAVVASNAALATPPHAAVVPVVAASSSLSVGNHGNQAAPSPRGLQARVPGRPLPDKPSLASFSSSPSSSSSSSRPPPVSVSPLTPPRQEEEPQTDAEQRDNTGLDSHHPPPPPPPPPPLLHPFILSSLRRGSPSPSILKDQPISVETCRALTNELQSCFKRATHLYRKVSGSPPDDSAPHQRQMAVVLSEAFQAMRAELDCLPLSTPSIVGVEGGLGGVGEVKTAALLEEYSLLLLQAVHRRINTHDSED, from the exons ATGACCGCGGAGGGAAGCGGCACGATCCGCAGCCGCATCAAGAACCTGCTGCGCTCCCCGTCCAtcaaactgaggaggaggagcggcaCCGCGCGGCACAAAGAGGACCTCAGCGACAAg GTGACCTTGGAGAAGGTTCTGGGGATCACGGCTCCAGGAAACCGAGCGCTGGCCTGCGACGCCCGATCTGGACTGTTGGCGTATCCTGCCGG gtgtgtcgTCGTCCTGTTGAATCCTCGGAAGAACAAACAGCATCACATCTTCAACAGCTCCAG gaaGGCGCTCACCACGTTAGCGTTTTCTCCAGATGGGAAATACATCGTCACAGGAGAG AGCGGCCACATGCCGGCGGTTCGAGTCTGGGAGGTGTCGGAGCGTCTGCAGGTcgctgagctgcaggagcatAAATATGGAGTCGCCTGCGTGGCGTTTTCTCCAAACGGGAAATACATCGTCAGCGTGGGTTATCAACACGACATGATGGTCAACGTCTGGAACTGGAAG AAAAACGTTGTGGTTGCAGCCAATAAGGTGTCCAGTAAGGTGACAGCTGTGTCCTTCTCAGATGACAGCTCCTACTTCGTTACCGCCGGCAACCGCCACGTCAAGTTCTGGTACCTGGACCACGCCAAGACCTCCAAG GTGAACGCCACTGTCCCTCTGCTGGGGCGTTCAGGGCTGCTGGGAGAGCTCAGGAACAATTTCTTCAGTGACGTGGCATGTGGGCGTGGTCGGCAGGCCTCCTCCACTTTCTGCATCACCTCTTCAGGTCTGCTCTGCGAGTTCAACGACCGGCGGCTCCTCGACAAGTGGGTCGAGCTGCGG aGAGTCGACTCTGCCGCC acGTCTCAGgccacctgtctgtccgtcaCGGACGAGTTGATCTTCTGTGGTTGTTCTGATGGGACAGTCAGAGCTTTCAGCCCCGTCAGCCTGCACTTCCTCTGCACTTTGCCCCGCCCACACTGTCTGGGAGCTGACATCGCCACTATGGTGGAGGCCAG tcagcTGTTCTCCTGCAGGTCGGAGGTTCGTTACCCTGACACCGTGGCGGTAACGTACGACCCCGCCAACCGCTGGCTGTCGTGCGTCTACAATGACCACAGTGTTTACGTGTGGGACGTCCGAGACCTCCGTGACCCCCGCCGGGCGGGAAAGCTGTACTCCGCCCTCTACCACTCCTCCTGTGTGTGGAGCCTGGAG gtgtatccagaggggggaggagacagaggaggcggagagggaggggaggtgcACCTCCCCCCCGGATCATTCCTGTCCTGCTCCTCAGACAACACCATCCGACTGTGGAACATCGACGGTCTCAACGTCGtcaacaggaacatcctgaGTCAC GACCTGCAGAAAGTTATTTATGTGGAGGACAACGTCTCCAGCCTGCTGGACACGGAGAGTGTCGCCGGTGGCACCACAGAGAAGGCGGGGTCATCAGGCTCAGAGGGGCAGCAGACCGACCAGAGCAGAGCGGGCATCAGGACCCTGAGAGTCAGTCCGGATGGACAGCACCTGGCCTCCGGAGACCGCATGGGAGTCCTCAG ggtcCATGACCTGGACAGTATGGAGGAGATCATGAACGTTCAGGCTCACGACTCTGAAATCCTCTGCCTCGAGTTCTCCAAACCAGACACAG gtctcCAGTTATTAGCCACGGCCAGTCGGGATCGTCTGATCCACGTCCTGGATGCGGGCAGAGACTACAGTCTGGTTCAGACTCTGGATGAACACTCGTCTTCCATCACTGCCGTCCGATTCGCCG ccaaTGAGGGGAAGGTGAGGATGATCAGCTGTGGAGCCGATAAGAGCGTCTACTTCCGCACCGCTCAGCAG ACGGAGGAGGGGTTGGAGTTCACACGGACTCATCATGTGGTGAGGAAGACGACTCTTTATGACATGGATATTGAACCAACCAGGAAGTACGCAGCAGTGGGCTGTCAGGACCGCAGCATCAG gatCTTTAACATCAGTAATGGGAAACAGAAGAAGTTGTATAAAGGCTCTCAGGGCGAGGATGGGACTCTGATCAAG GTGCAGATTGACCCGTCAGGCCTCTACATCGCCACCTCCTGTTCGGATAAGAACATCAGTATATTTGACTTCTACTCCGGAGAGTGTGTGGCCACCATGTTCGGACACTCCG agattGTAACAGGTCTGAAGTTCAGCAGTGACTGCAGACATCTGATCACAGTGTCAGGAGACAG ctGTATCTTCGTGTGGCGTCTTAGTCCCGAGTTGACCATCAGGATGAGGCAGCGACTCGCTGACCTCCGACCTCTCAGCAGCATGAAGAACTCCCAGAATGCACCTCAGCAGAAAGCGGTGAACCTCAG cagcagcagggaggcgTCGACTCCTCGTGTCGTCACCATGTCGTCTGACAGCgacaaggaggaggaagaggagggggaggaagagctCTGTTGTCCTTATATGGTCCCGGCAGGaagcctgcaggaggagacag AAGCTCCGGAGGACAGATTCAGCTCCGTGGGCggcagaggcagcagcaag GAGGTACTGGGGGGTCGACCCCCTCGCCGTCGCTGGTCCAGGAGGACGGGCAATGCAGAGGACGGCGTCCTGATGGTGAAGTCCATGTTGGACCTGAGGCTGCTGGATTCGTACGGCCCCGACCGACAGGAGGAGCCGCAG GTTAAGCCCCGCCCCCTCGATGTTAACCCCTCCCCCTGTAGCCTGGGTGGGAGGGGCCCTGATGTGGGGGTGGGTCTTCACAGGACCAATCAGGAGCTGGGGAGCACCATCAGTCTGCAGGTCACCACCGCATGG GCGAAGGACGATGAGATGAGGACCAATCACAGCCCAGACAGGGAGGATCTAGTGCTGTATCCTGACCAATGGGAGGACAGAGTGAGCCTGGCAGGAAG TGAGTTCCAGGTGAGGGAGGCGGGTCCAGCTGTTGCAGGGGAACACCAGGACAAACCCAGTCCAGACAGCGGCTGCTCACTGGGATTCAACTCCAGTCTGTGCAGTCCAGTCAGACCTGCAGGAGACG ACTCAGagcctctcagtgtggatggaaACTCCTCTGAGCTGGAGGACGATGAGGacgagggaggaagaggagaggtcAGGGCCTCTCAGCTCGTCCCTCAGACTCCAGACCAGGAGGCTTTCCTGAAGGAACACTTTGTCACGCTGGCCGACCTCTCAGGTTCAG GGAGTCCAAGCAGAGCGTCTCACAGCTCCAGTGAGAGTCTCAGCATCTCCTCCAGGTTCCTGTCCCAGAATTCAGCTGGAAG TCGGACTGTGCTTCCTCTCCCATCTCGgaacagtggaggaggaggaggtggagaagtgAAGGCCCGTCCTCTGGTCTCAGAGGTCCGACCTCTGATGGATCAGAACCAGAACCGGACCAAGGACAGGAGGGTGTCATGGAGCCAGGACCCAACCCAGAAACAGAACCAGGAGCAGATTCCCTCACTTCAAGACCAGGCACAGTCGCAGGACAAGACCAGCCAGGACCAAACACAACCTCCTGAGGCTGGGAACCAAAGCCAGCAGAACACAGATCAGCTCCAGGACCAGGTAGAAGATAAGGGGACCTCCTTGGCCCAGCAGGCCCACCGGCCCTCcccactgaagaagaaggtCCAAACCACAGTTGAGTCCAAGAGGAACCTGGGCCCAACGGCTCGGGCTGCAGCCTCCCATCTGAGCTCCTCCTCTGGACTTCGGAAGGCTCAGTCAGTCCAGAGCCTGCTGAGCGACACAG gtgactcctcgctcactcactcaatCTCCCGTTTGTCCAGAGAGGCCTCCCCCCAGCTGCTGCTCCCCCTGTCACGTCCCaccaccctcccctcctctccaagACGCCCCCCATGTACAGCCCAGTCCCTTCAGAGACCCAGCCCCGCCTCCCCCAGGTCGCCCCAGCAGGAAACAGTCGCCATCACCtccgctgcagctgctgctccttctgctGTCACTCCGAGGAagtcgtcgtcctcctcctcctccgctccatCAGTGCCGCGCTCCTACATGAGCCCCACCGCCAGCTCCATGGCCAAGATGTCGCGCTCCATCTCTGTGGGCGACGGCCTCAACATGTCTGACCCCAGTGAGGATCCCTCAGTGACGTCTTCGCTGGCGGTGGAGGCAGtaacctcctcctctcaggccAATGAGACTCCGCCTCCTCTTGTTGCCGTGGTGGCCTCCAACGCGGCTCTGGCCACGCCCCCTCACGCTGCCGTTGTCCCCGTCGTCGCCGCCTCCTCGTCTTTGTCAGTgggtaaccatggtaaccagGCTGCCCCTTCCCCCCGCGGTCTCCAGGCTCGGGTCCCCGGCAGGCCGCTCCCCGACAAGCCCTCCCTTGCGTCCTTCTCGTCAtcaccctcctcctcgtcttcctcttcgCGGCCTCCTCCGGTGTCCGTCTCCCCCCTGACTCCCCCACGACAGGAGGAGGAGCCTCAAACcgatgcagagcagagagacaacacaggtTTGGActctcatcatcctcctcctcctcctcctcctcctcctcctcttcttcatcccttcatcctgTCATCTCTTCGTCGGggctctccctctccctccatacTGAAGG ACCAGCCAATCAGTGTGGAGACCTGCAGAGCTCTAACcaatgagctgcagagctgcttcaaGAGAGCAACTCACCTGTACAGGAAG gtgagCGGCTCCCCCCCTGATGACTCCGCCCCCCACCAGCGTCAGATGGCTGTCGTCCTATCAGAGGCCTTCCAGGCCATGAGGGCGGAGCTCGACTGTTTGCCGCTCAGCACGCCGAGCATTGTGGGAGTGGAGGGGGGGTTGGGAGGAGTCGGTGAGGTGAAGACGGCGGCCCTCCTGGAGGAGTactctctgctcctgctgcaggcCGTTCACAGGAGGATCAATACCCACGACTCTGAAGACTGA
- the mapkbp1 gene encoding mitogen-activated protein kinase-binding protein 1 isoform X1, which yields MTAEGSGTIRSRIKNLLRSPSIKLRRRSGTARHKEDLSDKVTLEKVLGITAPGNRALACDARSGLLAYPAGCVVVLLNPRKNKQHHIFNSSRKALTTLAFSPDGKYIVTGESGHMPAVRVWEVSERLQVAELQEHKYGVACVAFSPNGKYIVSVGYQHDMMVNVWNWKKNVVVAANKVSSKVTAVSFSDDSSYFVTAGNRHVKFWYLDHAKTSKVNATVPLLGRSGLLGELRNNFFSDVACGRGRQASSTFCITSSGLLCEFNDRRLLDKWVELRRVDSAATSQATCLSVTDELIFCGCSDGTVRAFSPVSLHFLCTLPRPHCLGADIATMVEASQLFSCRSEVRYPDTVAVTYDPANRWLSCVYNDHSVYVWDVRDLRDPRRAGKLYSALYHSSCVWSLEVYPEGGGDRGGGEGGEVHLPPGSFLSCSSDNTIRLWNIDGLNVVNRNILSHDLQKVIYVEDNVSSLLDTESVAGGTTEKAGSSGSEGQQTDQSRAGIRTLRVSPDGQHLASGDRMGVLRVHDLDSMEEIMNVQAHDSEILCLEFSKPDTGLQLLATASRDRLIHVLDAGRDYSLVQTLDEHSSSITAVRFAANEGKVRMISCGADKSVYFRTAQQTEEGLEFTRTHHVVRKTTLYDMDIEPTRKYAAVGCQDRSIRIFNISNGKQKKLYKGSQGEDGTLIKVQIDPSGLYIATSCSDKNISIFDFYSGECVATMFGHSEIVTGLKFSSDCRHLITVSGDSCIFVWRLSPELTIRMRQRLADLRPLSSMKNSQNAPQQKAVNLSSSREASTPRVVTMSSDSDKEEEEEGEEELCCPYMVPAGSLQEETEAPEDRFSSVGGRGSSKEVLGGRPPRRRWSRRTGNAEDGVLMVKSMLDLRLLDSYGPDRQEEPQVEQEEVKPRPLDVNPSPCSLGGRGPDVGVGLHRTNQELGSTISLQVTTAWAKDDEMRTNHSPDREDLVLYPDQWEDRVSLAGSEFQVREAGPAVAGEHQDKPSPDSGCSLGFNSSLCSPVRPAGDDSEPLSVDGNSSELEDDEDEGGRGEVRASQLVPQTPDQEAFLKEHFVTLADLSGSGSPSRASHSSSESLSISSRFLSQNSAGSRTVLPLPSRNSGGGGGGEVKARPLVSEVRPLMDQNQNRTKDRRVSWSQDPTQKQNQEQIPSLQDQAQSQDKTSQDQTQPPEAGNQSQQNTDQLQDQVEDKGTSLAQQAHRPSPLKKKVQTTVESKRNLGPTARAAASHLSSSSGLRKAQSVQSLLSDTGDSSLTHSISRLSREASPQLLLPLSRPTTLPSSPRRPPCTAQSLQRPSPASPRSPQQETVAITSAAAAAPSAVTPRKSSSSSSSAPSVPRSYMSPTASSMAKMSRSISVGDGLNMSDPSEDPSVTSSLAVEAVTSSSQANETPPPLVAVVASNAALATPPHAAVVPVVAASSSLSVGNHGNQAAPSPRGLQARVPGRPLPDKPSLASFSSSPSSSSSSSRPPPVSVSPLTPPRQEEEPQTDAEQRDNTGLDSHHPPPPPPPPPPLLHPFILSSLRRGSPSPSILKDQPISVETCRALTNELQSCFKRATHLYRKVSGSPPDDSAPHQRQMAVVLSEAFQAMRAELDCLPLSTPSIVGVEGGLGGVGEVKTAALLEEYSLLLLQAVHRRINTHDSED from the exons ATGACCGCGGAGGGAAGCGGCACGATCCGCAGCCGCATCAAGAACCTGCTGCGCTCCCCGTCCAtcaaactgaggaggaggagcggcaCCGCGCGGCACAAAGAGGACCTCAGCGACAAg GTGACCTTGGAGAAGGTTCTGGGGATCACGGCTCCAGGAAACCGAGCGCTGGCCTGCGACGCCCGATCTGGACTGTTGGCGTATCCTGCCGG gtgtgtcgTCGTCCTGTTGAATCCTCGGAAGAACAAACAGCATCACATCTTCAACAGCTCCAG gaaGGCGCTCACCACGTTAGCGTTTTCTCCAGATGGGAAATACATCGTCACAGGAGAG AGCGGCCACATGCCGGCGGTTCGAGTCTGGGAGGTGTCGGAGCGTCTGCAGGTcgctgagctgcaggagcatAAATATGGAGTCGCCTGCGTGGCGTTTTCTCCAAACGGGAAATACATCGTCAGCGTGGGTTATCAACACGACATGATGGTCAACGTCTGGAACTGGAAG AAAAACGTTGTGGTTGCAGCCAATAAGGTGTCCAGTAAGGTGACAGCTGTGTCCTTCTCAGATGACAGCTCCTACTTCGTTACCGCCGGCAACCGCCACGTCAAGTTCTGGTACCTGGACCACGCCAAGACCTCCAAG GTGAACGCCACTGTCCCTCTGCTGGGGCGTTCAGGGCTGCTGGGAGAGCTCAGGAACAATTTCTTCAGTGACGTGGCATGTGGGCGTGGTCGGCAGGCCTCCTCCACTTTCTGCATCACCTCTTCAGGTCTGCTCTGCGAGTTCAACGACCGGCGGCTCCTCGACAAGTGGGTCGAGCTGCGG aGAGTCGACTCTGCCGCC acGTCTCAGgccacctgtctgtccgtcaCGGACGAGTTGATCTTCTGTGGTTGTTCTGATGGGACAGTCAGAGCTTTCAGCCCCGTCAGCCTGCACTTCCTCTGCACTTTGCCCCGCCCACACTGTCTGGGAGCTGACATCGCCACTATGGTGGAGGCCAG tcagcTGTTCTCCTGCAGGTCGGAGGTTCGTTACCCTGACACCGTGGCGGTAACGTACGACCCCGCCAACCGCTGGCTGTCGTGCGTCTACAATGACCACAGTGTTTACGTGTGGGACGTCCGAGACCTCCGTGACCCCCGCCGGGCGGGAAAGCTGTACTCCGCCCTCTACCACTCCTCCTGTGTGTGGAGCCTGGAG gtgtatccagaggggggaggagacagaggaggcggagagggaggggaggtgcACCTCCCCCCCGGATCATTCCTGTCCTGCTCCTCAGACAACACCATCCGACTGTGGAACATCGACGGTCTCAACGTCGtcaacaggaacatcctgaGTCAC GACCTGCAGAAAGTTATTTATGTGGAGGACAACGTCTCCAGCCTGCTGGACACGGAGAGTGTCGCCGGTGGCACCACAGAGAAGGCGGGGTCATCAGGCTCAGAGGGGCAGCAGACCGACCAGAGCAGAGCGGGCATCAGGACCCTGAGAGTCAGTCCGGATGGACAGCACCTGGCCTCCGGAGACCGCATGGGAGTCCTCAG ggtcCATGACCTGGACAGTATGGAGGAGATCATGAACGTTCAGGCTCACGACTCTGAAATCCTCTGCCTCGAGTTCTCCAAACCAGACACAG gtctcCAGTTATTAGCCACGGCCAGTCGGGATCGTCTGATCCACGTCCTGGATGCGGGCAGAGACTACAGTCTGGTTCAGACTCTGGATGAACACTCGTCTTCCATCACTGCCGTCCGATTCGCCG ccaaTGAGGGGAAGGTGAGGATGATCAGCTGTGGAGCCGATAAGAGCGTCTACTTCCGCACCGCTCAGCAG ACGGAGGAGGGGTTGGAGTTCACACGGACTCATCATGTGGTGAGGAAGACGACTCTTTATGACATGGATATTGAACCAACCAGGAAGTACGCAGCAGTGGGCTGTCAGGACCGCAGCATCAG gatCTTTAACATCAGTAATGGGAAACAGAAGAAGTTGTATAAAGGCTCTCAGGGCGAGGATGGGACTCTGATCAAG GTGCAGATTGACCCGTCAGGCCTCTACATCGCCACCTCCTGTTCGGATAAGAACATCAGTATATTTGACTTCTACTCCGGAGAGTGTGTGGCCACCATGTTCGGACACTCCG agattGTAACAGGTCTGAAGTTCAGCAGTGACTGCAGACATCTGATCACAGTGTCAGGAGACAG ctGTATCTTCGTGTGGCGTCTTAGTCCCGAGTTGACCATCAGGATGAGGCAGCGACTCGCTGACCTCCGACCTCTCAGCAGCATGAAGAACTCCCAGAATGCACCTCAGCAGAAAGCGGTGAACCTCAG cagcagcagggaggcgTCGACTCCTCGTGTCGTCACCATGTCGTCTGACAGCgacaaggaggaggaagaggagggggaggaagagctCTGTTGTCCTTATATGGTCCCGGCAGGaagcctgcaggaggagacag AAGCTCCGGAGGACAGATTCAGCTCCGTGGGCggcagaggcagcagcaag GAGGTACTGGGGGGTCGACCCCCTCGCCGTCGCTGGTCCAGGAGGACGGGCAATGCAGAGGACGGCGTCCTGATGGTGAAGTCCATGTTGGACCTGAGGCTGCTGGATTCGTACGGCCCCGACCGACAGGAGGAGCCGCAGGTGGAGCAAGAGGAG GTTAAGCCCCGCCCCCTCGATGTTAACCCCTCCCCCTGTAGCCTGGGTGGGAGGGGCCCTGATGTGGGGGTGGGTCTTCACAGGACCAATCAGGAGCTGGGGAGCACCATCAGTCTGCAGGTCACCACCGCATGG GCGAAGGACGATGAGATGAGGACCAATCACAGCCCAGACAGGGAGGATCTAGTGCTGTATCCTGACCAATGGGAGGACAGAGTGAGCCTGGCAGGAAG TGAGTTCCAGGTGAGGGAGGCGGGTCCAGCTGTTGCAGGGGAACACCAGGACAAACCCAGTCCAGACAGCGGCTGCTCACTGGGATTCAACTCCAGTCTGTGCAGTCCAGTCAGACCTGCAGGAGACG ACTCAGagcctctcagtgtggatggaaACTCCTCTGAGCTGGAGGACGATGAGGacgagggaggaagaggagaggtcAGGGCCTCTCAGCTCGTCCCTCAGACTCCAGACCAGGAGGCTTTCCTGAAGGAACACTTTGTCACGCTGGCCGACCTCTCAGGTTCAG GGAGTCCAAGCAGAGCGTCTCACAGCTCCAGTGAGAGTCTCAGCATCTCCTCCAGGTTCCTGTCCCAGAATTCAGCTGGAAG TCGGACTGTGCTTCCTCTCCCATCTCGgaacagtggaggaggaggaggtggagaagtgAAGGCCCGTCCTCTGGTCTCAGAGGTCCGACCTCTGATGGATCAGAACCAGAACCGGACCAAGGACAGGAGGGTGTCATGGAGCCAGGACCCAACCCAGAAACAGAACCAGGAGCAGATTCCCTCACTTCAAGACCAGGCACAGTCGCAGGACAAGACCAGCCAGGACCAAACACAACCTCCTGAGGCTGGGAACCAAAGCCAGCAGAACACAGATCAGCTCCAGGACCAGGTAGAAGATAAGGGGACCTCCTTGGCCCAGCAGGCCCACCGGCCCTCcccactgaagaagaaggtCCAAACCACAGTTGAGTCCAAGAGGAACCTGGGCCCAACGGCTCGGGCTGCAGCCTCCCATCTGAGCTCCTCCTCTGGACTTCGGAAGGCTCAGTCAGTCCAGAGCCTGCTGAGCGACACAG gtgactcctcgctcactcactcaatCTCCCGTTTGTCCAGAGAGGCCTCCCCCCAGCTGCTGCTCCCCCTGTCACGTCCCaccaccctcccctcctctccaagACGCCCCCCATGTACAGCCCAGTCCCTTCAGAGACCCAGCCCCGCCTCCCCCAGGTCGCCCCAGCAGGAAACAGTCGCCATCACCtccgctgcagctgctgctccttctgctGTCACTCCGAGGAagtcgtcgtcctcctcctcctccgctccatCAGTGCCGCGCTCCTACATGAGCCCCACCGCCAGCTCCATGGCCAAGATGTCGCGCTCCATCTCTGTGGGCGACGGCCTCAACATGTCTGACCCCAGTGAGGATCCCTCAGTGACGTCTTCGCTGGCGGTGGAGGCAGtaacctcctcctctcaggccAATGAGACTCCGCCTCCTCTTGTTGCCGTGGTGGCCTCCAACGCGGCTCTGGCCACGCCCCCTCACGCTGCCGTTGTCCCCGTCGTCGCCGCCTCCTCGTCTTTGTCAGTgggtaaccatggtaaccagGCTGCCCCTTCCCCCCGCGGTCTCCAGGCTCGGGTCCCCGGCAGGCCGCTCCCCGACAAGCCCTCCCTTGCGTCCTTCTCGTCAtcaccctcctcctcgtcttcctcttcgCGGCCTCCTCCGGTGTCCGTCTCCCCCCTGACTCCCCCACGACAGGAGGAGGAGCCTCAAACcgatgcagagcagagagacaacacaggtTTGGActctcatcatcctcctcctcctcctcctcctcctcctcctcttcttcatcccttcatcctgTCATCTCTTCGTCGGggctctccctctccctccatacTGAAGG ACCAGCCAATCAGTGTGGAGACCTGCAGAGCTCTAACcaatgagctgcagagctgcttcaaGAGAGCAACTCACCTGTACAGGAAG gtgagCGGCTCCCCCCCTGATGACTCCGCCCCCCACCAGCGTCAGATGGCTGTCGTCCTATCAGAGGCCTTCCAGGCCATGAGGGCGGAGCTCGACTGTTTGCCGCTCAGCACGCCGAGCATTGTGGGAGTGGAGGGGGGGTTGGGAGGAGTCGGTGAGGTGAAGACGGCGGCCCTCCTGGAGGAGTactctctgctcctgctgcaggcCGTTCACAGGAGGATCAATACCCACGACTCTGAAGACTGA